The genomic region cttataattatttaattatcttcaACATGTGGGtgaaaataaatacatttaattatttaaacTCCACCTTCTTATTTTATCTTTTAAAGTTGTTATTTTCTATTATCAAATCAATCTCAACTATTCAATTGACTCTCGTTTTCTAGTTATGAATTATAAGTTATGTTGCATAAATTTAATCTTTGACTGAATGTAAATGTAATCTATTTGTTTGGATTATTCATTTTCTTGTACAAATTTAAAATTTggtaaaacttcatcaaaaataataaatcattctcaatcaccttgaaattttttatgttagaggtttgatttttattaaaaaatttagttGAAAGTTTTATATCTTTTTTATATAGGTTTATACAAATAGACAAGATCCCACTCAAACTTTTTCACACTATTGAACCTTTGTCTTTCAAGAAAGTGAAGTGTAAAACTATCAATCACTAATTTTTAAACTTAGGTCATCATTAATAAAAAAACACttctataattaatttatttatagatAACAAAGTAAAAAATGCCAATTTCATTATAGATAAAAAACCAAAAATTAAATCTTTACATAGTAGTCCATTTAAAACAATCATGGCTTACATTCAAATTGATTAGGTTagaggacctagtagttgtgcaccctaacttcgtacTTCTCAAAATCTTATTCAGAAATTTCAAATAACTCtcatttttttacagcagcttgcTTGGCAGGGCCCTTGCTTATAATTAAGGTTTTAAGGCCACATCAGCAAATATGATGCAACATCACCATGCTTTTTGCTAAGGTGttgaaaacaacccaaaaaaagtCAAACCAATAGTCGTGCAAAAGGGGCCCCATACTtgtgcaactgatgtggcatcacatgattggttgctttttacaactaagggtACATTACATTTAATTGTGGGTAGTCATCATCCACAATGACAATTTTAAAGTCATAACTATTGGTGCAATATTGTTAAAAAATTAGAcattaaataaacaaatatgaGTATTAACtcaacaactactatcacaacAATTGAAACACGTTCAATTACTGACCATTGCATATACaacaccaaaattttggaataacaaaagtcaaagtcaaagtcctTCCAAAATGTCTGAATAGCAAAAGTTAAAGTCAAAGTCCTTCATTTTGCGTgtgtttttgttttgcttcattacTGCATGCCAAGACTTTTCATAAAGTAGTTAATGCTCTTTTTTCTATCTAGGCTCTCAATCATTGTGTGATAACCTCCAAAGCCACGTCTGTACGATAGATACAAATGCAGAAGTGTAAAATGTCTGAAATTGCAAAAGTCTAAGTCAAAGTCAAAGTCCTTCACTTTGCGTGAGTTTTTGTTTTGCTTCAAATCGGCACACTTAGACTTTTCATAAACCAGTTGATGATCTTTTTCTATTGGACAACCTCCGAAAGAACATCACTCAGCCAATGGAAATTTTCAAGTTGAATGGTAGAGTGAAGAAAACATAAGCAGTGTCGTGTTAGATTCAATCAATGGAAAATGAAATTTTAGTTTTTggtctttcaagagaaaatattagatatatggaaaaattatttattaatttatttaatttttttttgtattaagtatcatataaCATCATTACAAAATTTATAAGTTTTGGTTGGAGAACACACAGCTAGCTAGCAAAATTAAATCACAAAGTGAAGACAAAACCATTTCAGGAAGGATCACGGGCCATATTATGAGGCCATATAGATAGGATGCAGCTGAGATACAAAATTATAGAGACGAGTCCCATAACAAAATGTAGCATAGAGGATTGACAACTAGCTAAATAGAAAGGAAGACTTAGGATCATTATTGTCACCCACAGGGGGGAGCCACGCAGTCCAACCTAGCTCCCCCTCACACCATACCAACACATTTCCTTCGGCAAACTGATCTCTGCAGGGGTGGGATGGAAGACCTTCCAGTTCCAACTTGATAAAGTCCTCCCTCTGTTGTCTTGCTTCAATCTCTTGCATAAATCTCATCAACACCTACTCAAAATGTGTCTTGTTGCTTCCCATACGGTCCCAGGTGAAGCCATGGGAGAGCTCTCGGATGAATACAAGAGTTGTTCCATTATTCATCCATCTATCAAACTTGTCTTTGTCCAGCCATAGAACCACAGTGACCTGCATAGAAACAAGGTAgcgaatgagtctcctaagagactcagtgaggtatctaccctttccaataaacacaccatcattcctagatttccaaatgatccaaagaatTTCCAAGGAGAGAACAGACCAAAAAAGATTAGCACATTTCTTACCACCTCTAACATAACCAAGTACCACCTCTTCAATAGAAAAAACATTTGTTATTAACTGAGATGCCAAACAGTTTCCAGACTTCATTGgcaaaatgacattcaaagaaaatatgagGCACAGACTTAGGGAGTTGACAGAGTTTACACCATAAGGGGTCATCATTGTTGCTTTTAAGTGGCAATTTATGAAGCAGAAGTTTCCAagcaaaaaattatttaaatgtcttATCAGATTGTTTTAATCTATCATTCCTACTCAATTTTGGTTCATAAATCTTCACTCATGCAAGCTCCACTATCTCTAGAGTAGCCATTAttgatttcaaatttgaattgtCCTATCGATGTGACAACATTTTCTCACTCTATAGACAATACTAGGAAGTGTCTCCTGATGTATCTGGTTTGTTTCTTGTCTTGTCAAATAGACACAAGAAATTATTTAAATGTCTtatcaatgagatattttgtttaaccTTGTGAATAGTCAGAGAGATTCTCAAGTctctattttatattatttatacatGATCAAAGAGACCTTAACGAAGTCTTTTCAAAATACTACTGTCTCCTCGATGAGTTATTCCTGCCTCATAAGGTTCTGCATTGAAGAGAGTTGAAATATCTCCCTCCAATAATAGTTTCTCTTTGATGATATTATTTTACATATCAAGGAGACATTAAATCTTTCTCTGATATCACATTCTCTCTTTGACTGTTCACCCTTTCACTCAATGCTTAGTCGAGGAGACTTATGAAAAGTTTCTTCGATGTTCATATGTCTCTTCAATGAGTCATTTGTTCTTGCAAGCTATTCTGTTAGAGAGTGTTAaggcatgtgtgaccccttatgaccacatacgaccccttagcactctatgtaatggactaagggctatgttgttcacactaggattttataaggggtcatatgtggttctaaggggtcatgcatgtgatataaggggtcacacatgtgttataacacatgcgtgaccccttaggaccacatatgaccccttaggacactatgtgatcctaaggggaatgtcatatgtacactaggatgttataaggggtcatatgtggtcctaaggggtcacgcatgtgttaacacatgtgtgactccttaggaccacatacgaccctttagaactctatgtgatggactaaggggtatgtcattcacactaggattttataaggggtcgtATGCGGTTCTAagcggtcacgcatgtgttataacacatgtgtgaccccttaggacactatgtgatcctaaggggaattccatacatgtacactaggatgttataaggggtcatatgtggtcctaaggggtcacgcatgtgttaacgcatgcgtgaccccttatgaccacatacgaccccttaggactctatgtgatggactaaggggtatgtcattcacagtaggattttataaggggtcatatgcagttctaaggggtcacacatatgttataacacatgtgtgaccccttaggaccacatatgaccccttaggacactatgtgatcctaaggggaatgtcatatgtacactaggatgttataaggggtcatatgtggtcctaaggggtcacgcatgcgttcatatgtacactaggatgttataaggggtcatatgtggtcctaagggctcatgcatgtgttaacgcatgcgtgactccttaggaccacatacgactccttaggacactatgtgatggactaaggggtcatgtGCAgttttaaggggtcacacatgtgtgttagaacacatgtgtgaccccttaggaccacatatatgtgatcctaaggggaatgtcttatgttcactaggatgttataaggggtcatatgtacacatgtgtgaccccttaggaccacatatgaccccttaggacactatgtgatggactaaggggtatgtcgttcacaatAGGATTTTATAAgatgtcatatgcggttctaaggggtcacacgtgtgttagaacacatgtgtgacccctaggactacatatgaccccttaggacactatgtgattctAAAGGGaaggtcgtatgtacactaggatgttataaggggtcatatgtggtcatatgtggtcctaaggggtcacacatgtgcatgaccccttaggaccacatatgacctcttaggacactatgtaatggactaaggggtatatcgtacacactaggcttttataaggggtcacatgtggtcgtaagggtcacgcatgtgttaacacatgcatgacccattaggaccatgcctgaccccttagggtccactatgtgatcctctatggtcctaaaggaatgtatagtgtcatcagggacatatgtggtcttaaggagtcatgttgtgtgtgtaataggatgtgaaaatgggtcacattgtagaggatttattttgtctaatttgtttaaatttgttatctaaattttctaatgttttttaaaattaaaatttattaatttttctaacgtttaatttattatatttaggtttgtgacatttttctaattttctttttttgctaatgtttttctaagttctaatttactaccttagttttctatgtttttcataacaattttttaaaatgttgaaaaaaaaatacatatacacagttatgtaattttaaaaacaaattgacaaatttcaatcaaaacattaaattatcaaacatttttctaaaataatgaaaaacaataaattataaaacatttttctaaaatgctgaaaaacaataaatatacaattatttaattaaaaaaataaattaacaaacaaattatttattaatttttgaataaatttaataaaaaaaaacattattaaacaaataaaaggttattttgtgcacttgaaataatgtaggtcgaaaatTGAAATGTGAGACATGCTAACTACTGCAGATAGAGCATGGTGACGTGATGCTAATGACTGGTTCAATCTAACCCCCATTGGACAGAAAGAGACAACTTCGACAATGACAATTTAGCTGTCATAATCGGTATTTATAAAAGTTTCAAAAAACCTAATTCAAATtgggttcgagcgaaggggggcTTCACTCGAAccccttaaaatattaatttttaagggGTTCGAGCAAACCCAAAATCGACCCGCGGTTTGAGTGAACCCATGTCCGATGGCGGGTTTGCTCGAACCCTGAGGGGTGGTTCGCTCGAACCACCCTATTTCGTTCGAACCCCCCCAAAACTAATTTTgccactttcgccaatttccttcgttggcgaaagtgggaaccattaatatgGGAGTACCCCTCAACCGATTGACTGATACCCTAGATCGCTCGTCAGATCGCTTTTTCTCTATGATCGCCTAAAAACCTTGATCACCTTGTTCTTCAACTTGAAacacaaagtgaagaatgattcttgtatttttttctttttaactttgcaaaccctaatttcactttgaaataaatgcacctcaaatatcCAAATGGGTTCCATGTTGGACTACCGGATACTGAAATCAACCATCTGAATCTCGTATATCAACTGAAACTCAGTTCCTACCATTTGTAATCCATCAACTATAGAGCCGATCAAGGGGTACTGCAAGATTTGCATTAGTTTCCTCCCACTAacgccaaaagccctagttacagGATGAAGATTCTGCACCAGATTCAGGTATAGATCCATTAttggccttagattcatccttctttacccacatcttcttatgttgatctccaaTCTCATCTACTTtagcctttcccttttcatctgatttgttcttgtgaaCCAAAGCACTgtttttgcttctgcagaattttgcaatatgaccaatcttgttgcatgctctgataccaattgttagaatcagggatcactgagaggggggggggggggtgaattagtgatctaccagaagtcaaatccacaaacttattctttatccactagttagcaatgcataatagaaaataacataaacatgcaataaagAATCCACAAATCTACAACACCGAAATTTTTACGTGGGaacccaaaaaggaaaaaaatgggtttgaaacccacaatattcatatattatggccaggagtacatattacatagatgggcatgcacttgcattcaggctcaccgcctagagctcactattcaattaTAATTgtctgaaaggctacaaccttcaaggaagtctcattgacttacaatttgattacaatgaggaaatacaatgaaatgaactctcaagaaGCATTTGACAATGCAAGAATGGGTTTCAGTTAAGCACTGAATCTTTGACTGTCCTCGCTCTGCAAAATACTTtgtttctgtctcagtcagctactggaTTGTCTGAAAGCAAagtgtgcacatgaaactgcgctcaattgcaccaaaatggatcaccacaactCTATTATCACCAAAACCAATTgccaattcgatcttatatatccggtcttaacacAAAAGTAATTTCCTTCAAGTTGtcttcaagaagtgtaatgtgtggctccaagtcagcttcaatcttgaacaaaacatagcaccggaccaaaagagtgtattcacacgcttcctaaggatcttACCATTCATCAAgaacacaaaatcaaccaccaaaattaccgCAATCATTGAAAATTATTCCGGATCAAAATATTACCAAGATACTCTGTTTTACCAGTTAACTCCAACTTCTGAATAAGATGAATCACGACTGCTGGATCGAGTCTCgaagaagagttgtcatcaatgacaaccctagaccataaatcaagcatcgaagatcatcagatgagtgtcaattgccatcaAATTCAAAATAGAGGTTTTTGTTTGCTTTCTCTTAAAGAGTATAGAAATATGGGCCCTTTGAAACTACACATAACTAATGTAAAAAAGTTGCATAGTTTTGGTTAAAATAAAAAGTGTGATCCCCATGATCATCAGTTATCCatttaaaaagtaaaaaagaaTCATGAAAATAGTAATTCCACCAAATACTCCTTAAAGTTTGAGTAGCTATTGATAAACAAAAGAAAGTAAGGCTCTCCATGACCACGTGGCTCTAATGTTTGTATCATTTAATTAACAAGAAGTCGTGAACCTTTTGACTATATGAATTTCTATGAATTTCTATACAaactttatattataataaataaaaataataatgaattTTAGAACCTCTTTGAGtctatatttgttttaattttctaGTTTTTATTTAATCATTGTCCTATTTACATTACTCAAAATTCACTTGAATAAAAGAGAGAATAAAACTGTTATATATGGACCCGCTTTAACTTCATTAAATTAATTGACAAGGAAATAGAAGCAATTCCAGTAGCAGGTGGATTGATTCTGCTTTCAGAAATGAATTGTAAAGGTAAGTTCATTCTTCTACTCATCTTCACCACTTTTATCTTTGTTACATATTCGTCCAATGTGTTGGAAACCCAGAATCAGACTGATGCAGATGCTTTACTTGAATTTAAAAAGTCTGTAAAAATGGATCCAAGTCTTTCTTTGTCCAACTGGGTAAATGGAAATAATATTTGCAACTGGACTGGAATAACTTGCAATCGCAATCAAAGGGTTGTGAGCCTAGTTCTCAAATACAGGGGATTGGCTGCTACCATACCCCCTCACATAGGCAATCTGTCCTTCCTTACAACCCTGGACCTCTCCTATAATTATTTCTCATCCTTCATTCCCCAAGAGCTTGGTAAATTACAAAAGTTGCAGTATATTAAACTCTATGAAAATAGCTTGCAAGGTCCAATTCCAGTTAGTCTGTCTGCCTGCACAAAGCTTTTAGAACTCCGCTTAAACGATAATCTGTTGAGCGGAAACATTCCACCACAGTTGAGTTCCTTGCATAACTTGAAGAAACTCAACATGTCTGTCAATAAATTGAGTAGTATCATCCCTCAAGGCTTGGCAAATTGCACTGCGCTCAAACGCTTAAATCTTGGGCATAATCTTCTAACAGGCGCTATCCCCAAGTCTATAAGTAACTGCACAAAATTGCGAGCCTTATCTCTGTCCCGGAATGCGCTTGAAGGACCGATTCCATCCGAGATATTCACAACATTGACCAGATTACAATATCTGTATCTGGATTCCAACAAACTCAATGGTAGCATCTCCATGGAGATTGGAAAATTATGGAAAGTGAGGGTGATTAGCTTTCATGACAATAGTCTTACAGGTAGCATTCCCGTGACCCTGGGGAACTGTTCGTCTCTGGAGAAGCTAGctttggcttccaattccttatACGGCATCGTTCCAGCAGAATTGTGTTCACTTACGCGACTGCAGGAACTGTGGTTCACTAATAATAGCCTTGGAGGATCAATTTATTTTCTCGTGAACTATACTGAAATGCACACATTGGCGAtagggaacaacaagtttgaaGGTACAATTCCAGAGTTTATAGGCTATAGGCTACCTAAATTGCAAGAGGTGGAACTGACGAGGAATCAATTAAGTGGCAGCATCCCGAAATCTATAGGAAATTGTTCCACACTCCGATTTTTTTCACTATTTACTAACAAGTTGAGTGGAGTATTACCCCAAGAATTGGGGATGTTGACAAGTCTACAAGAGCTTGGTCTGGGTAGTAACAGCGTCAAGGGAATTTTTTCTCCTGATCTGTTAAACTGTACACAAATGCAGTGGCTTATACTGGAAGGTAATAGATTCGTGGGCTCCATTCCTGTAGATATTGGCCTAAAGCTCCCCAACTTACAGTATTTTGCTGCGGGAAATAACCAATTTAGTGGGGGTATCCCAAAGTCTCTGGGAAATTGTTCTCAGCTCTCAACGCTTGATCTTCCACTCAATCTGCTAAGTGGTGTTGTGCCTCAAGAATTAGGAATGCTAACTGCTTTACAGGAACTTGACCTTGCGTATAATAGCCTGTCAAATGGACACTCTGCTACAATGTGTGTATTAGATGTATTTTCTAACTGCTCCATTCTTGAAGAGCTGAGTCTATGGGGAAACAAATTCAGTGGCACTTTGTCAAGGGGCATAGGAAACCTGTCTCCTAGGCTATCAAGATTGGTCTTGGGTGGCGACAACACCACTGGCAACATACCAGAAGAGATTGGTAACCTTACTGAGTTGACCACTTTCTATCTCAGTAATAGCAGAGTAATTGGGCAGATTCCGAGTGCCTTAGGGCGTCTGAAGAATCTACAATTGTTGGATTTGAGCTCCAACAAACTGCAAGGAAGCATTCCGTTAGACTTTAAGATGCTGGTAAATCTGGAATATCTATTCCTTCCGCTAAATCGTATTTCTGGAGTTATTCCTTCATATCTGGGCAGCCTGCAACAGCTAAGGAAACTTGATTTCAGTCATAACGAGCTCACAGGAAGGATACCAAATGCCATTGGCCAATGTTTTCGCCTGGAGATGATTGACCTCTCATACAACAGTCTCTCAGGAAATATACCTACGGAGATCTCGAATCTCCGTTCATTGGCGTTATATCTCAATTTTTCATACAATTCATTGACAGGAAGATTGCCTTCCCTGGGAGGAATGCAACAGGTTCAAGCCATAGATATCTCAGCTAATAAACTCTCTGGACCCATCCCTGGCGATATTGGCAGTTGCTCGGGATTGCAATATCTAAACTTTGCCAAAAATAAATTGGAGGGAACGGTACCGATATCAATAGGACAGCTTAAGAGCCTTGAAAGCATTGATATATCTTTGAATGAGTTGTCTGGAACAGTGCCATTTTCTATTGCGAATCTCACCATGCTCCGGCATttaaatttctcctacaacaatttGAATGGATCAGTCCCGAATGAAGGAGCTTTCAGAAACCTAAGTGCAATATCATTTTTGGGGAATCCAGGATTATGTGCAGCCTCAGGCTGGTTCAATCTACCAAATTGCACAACATCTGCCACAAGTCATGATGTATTGAATAGGAACATTCTCTTGGTTGCATCAATTGGCACATTCTTTGCACTGTGTTGCATTTTGGTGGCATTTTACATTTTCTACAGAAGAATTAAAAAGGCACCAATTACAAATAGTTTGTTGGGGCAAGGTTTCATGCAAATTTCTAGCCAGGAACTTCACACAGCAACCCAAGGATTTAATGCCGCTAATTTACTAGGCAATGGTAGCTTCGGGTCAGTTTACAAGGGGATCTTGTCTGATAACAAGATGGTCGCTATTAAGCTGTTCAATCAAGACCTCCAAAATTCATACAAGCATGTCGTCAGGGAATGCAGAGTACTGAGAAAAATTAGGCACCGCAATCTTGTCAAAGTATTGTCCTCTTCCTCGGCTGGAGATCTCAAGGCTCTGGTACTAGAATTTATGTCACAGGGGAGCCTAGAACAGCACCTCCACATGGATGAAACACGGTGCAGCTTGAGTTTGCAGATGAGAGTGAAGATTGCACTTGATGTGGCACATGGGATGGCATATTTACACCATGATTGTTCTCCCCGTGTTGTTCACTGCGACTTGAAGCCCTCAAATGTGCTAATGGACGAAACCATGATAGCCCATTTGGCTGATTTTGGAATTTCTCGTCTACTGACGTCCTCCATTTCTTCAAGTAGCAGCACATCCAGACTGAAGGGAACAGTAGGCTACCTTGCTCCAGGTAAACACCCAAGTCGAACATTTTTTCAATTTCTGTGTTTGTCTTGGCTTTTTAACCCCTTAGATTAATTTTCTTCTCAGTAATAAGATCATTGTTTTTTTTGCTGTTGCAAGAATATGGCTTGGGAGGAGAAGTGAGTACCAAGGGAGATGTTTACAGCTTCGGGATGCTGATCCTTGAAATGGTGACTAAAAAGAGGCCTACCGATGGTATGTTCTGTGGAGATGTAACTTTGCCGAGATGGGTGAGAAGAGCATTCCCTGAGGCATTGGAGGGAGTGGTGGATAGACAGCTGCTGGTTGATCAACAAattgcaggagggagtggtggagAGAGTGCTACAGCTGGAACTAGTGGTGAAGAATCGGAATCCTCTGAGCGTGGCAGCTGCGTGCTTAGTTTTATTGGATTGGGACTGCACTGCACAAGTGAAAATCCAGGGGATAGACCAACAATGAGAGAGGTGGAAGTTATGCTGGAAAAGATGGTGTATGGCAGGGCATATGGAATCTGTTGAGTGCAGACAATAGAGTGGGCCATCCAAATAGCAGCTCAGATGAAAGTGAGAGCAGTTAAGTACAGATTAATAAAATTTAGCGAATTCTCTTTCCAGCTATAGTTTTTTCTACCTACATATGGAAAATTGAAATTAAATGCATTTTACTTTTAAACAACTGTTAAACTAAACTTATCTTacaaaatagatattttattttgtttaggaAGACAAAAATTGATTTCCTATAACAACCCTGTCTATTTAGATAGTTTATTAAGTGTAAACTGTGACAAAATGCTGAAACTAATAAACACGGAATGTTCTTAAGTTCTTTcagtttaatttttttaaatgtttttcaatAAGTTATGATCTAACAGAATATGATTATTGATAATCTTGTCAACAGATTTGttgcaatgattttttttgttaGAGAAATTTATATAAATTTGGAGCATAGATATTTATGCTTGGGATTGTAATATTAGAACCTTGCCAAAAACAAATTGTAGGGAATGGTGTCAATTTCAATAGAATAGTTAAAAGAGCATTGCTGTTTTTCAGTAAGTTGTCTAAGCT from Cryptomeria japonica chromosome 3, Sugi_1.0, whole genome shotgun sequence harbors:
- the LOC131061611 gene encoding probable LRR receptor-like serine/threonine-protein kinase At3g47570, whose product is MNCKGKFILLLIFTTFIFVTYSSNVLETQNQTDADALLEFKKSVKMDPSLSLSNWVNGNNICNWTGITCNRNQRVVSLVLKYRGLAATIPPHIGNLSFLTTLDLSYNYFSSFIPQELGKLQKLQYIKLYENSLQGPIPVSLSACTKLLELRLNDNLLSGNIPPQLSSLHNLKKLNMSVNKLSSIIPQGLANCTALKRLNLGHNLLTGAIPKSISNCTKLRALSLSRNALEGPIPSEIFTTLTRLQYLYLDSNKLNGSISMEIGKLWKVRVISFHDNSLTGSIPVTLGNCSSLEKLALASNSLYGIVPAELCSLTRLQELWFTNNSLGGSIYFLVNYTEMHTLAIGNNKFEGTIPEFIGYRLPKLQEVELTRNQLSGSIPKSIGNCSTLRFFSLFTNKLSGVLPQELGMLTSLQELGLGSNSVKGIFSPDLLNCTQMQWLILEGNRFVGSIPVDIGLKLPNLQYFAAGNNQFSGGIPKSLGNCSQLSTLDLPLNLLSGVVPQELGMLTALQELDLAYNSLSNGHSATMCVLDVFSNCSILEELSLWGNKFSGTLSRGIGNLSPRLSRLVLGGDNTTGNIPEEIGNLTELTTFYLSNSRVIGQIPSALGRLKNLQLLDLSSNKLQGSIPLDFKMLVNLEYLFLPLNRISGVIPSYLGSLQQLRKLDFSHNELTGRIPNAIGQCFRLEMIDLSYNSLSGNIPTEISNLRSLALYLNFSYNSLTGRLPSLGGMQQVQAIDISANKLSGPIPGDIGSCSGLQYLNFAKNKLEGTVPISIGQLKSLESIDISLNELSGTVPFSIANLTMLRHLNFSYNNLNGSVPNEGAFRNLSAISFLGNPGLCAASGWFNLPNCTTSATSHDVLNRNILLVASIGTFFALCCILVAFYIFYRRIKKAPITNSLLGQGFMQISSQELHTATQGFNAANLLGNGSFGSVYKGILSDNKMVAIKLFNQDLQNSYKHVVRECRVLRKIRHRNLVKVLSSSSAGDLKALVLEFMSQGSLEQHLHMDETRCSLSLQMRVKIALDVAHGMAYLHHDCSPRVVHCDLKPSNVLMDETMIAHLADFGISRLLTSSISSSSSTSRLKGTVGYLAPEYGLGGEVSTKGDVYSFGMLILEMVTKKRPTDGMFCGDVTLPRWVRRAFPEALEGVVDRQLLVDQQIAGGSGGESATAGTSGEESESSERGSCVLSFIGLGLHCTSENPGDRPTMREVEVMLEKMVYGRAYGIC